In Neofelis nebulosa isolate mNeoNeb1 chromosome 10, mNeoNeb1.pri, whole genome shotgun sequence, one DNA window encodes the following:
- the RELA gene encoding transcription factor p65: MDDLFPLIFPTEPAQASGPYVEIIEQPKQRGMRFRYKCEGRSAGSIPGERSTDTTKTHPTIKINGYTGPGTVRISLVTKDPPHRPHPHELVGKDCRDGFYEAELCPDRCIHSFQNLGIQCVKKRDLEQAISQRIQTNNNPFQVPIEEQRGDYDLNAVRLCFQVTVRDPAGRPLRLPPVLSHPIFDNRAPNTAELKICRVNRNSGSCLGGDEIFLLCDKVQKEDIEVYFTGPGWEARGSFSQADVHRQVAIVFRTPPYADPSLQAPVRVSMQLRRPSDRELSEPMEFQYLPDTDDRHRIEEKRKRTYETFKSIMKKSPFNGPTDPRPPPRRIAVPSRSSAAVPKPAPQPYPFTPSLSTINFEEFSPMVFSSGQIPSQTPALAPAPAPILAPAPASVPAPAPVPAPAPAPAPAPAPILAPGLAQAVVPPAPKTTQAGEGTLTEALLQLQFDADEDLGALLGNSADPAVFTDLASVDNSEFQQLLNQGVSVAPHPAEPMLMEYPEAITRLVTGSQRPPDPAPAPLGASGLPNGLLSGDEDFSSIADMDFSALLSQISS; the protein is encoded by the exons ATGGACG ACCTGTTTCCCCTCATCTTCCCGACTG AGCCGGCCCAGGCCTCTGGCCCTTATGTGGAGATCATCGAGCAGCCCAAGCAGCGGGGCATGCGCTTCCGCTACAAGTGCGAGGGTCGCTCCGCGGGCAGTATCCCCGGCGAGAGGAGCACGGATACCACCAAGACCCACCCCACCATCAAG ATCAATGGCTACACCGGGCCAGGGACAGTTCGCATCTCATTGGTCACCAAGGACCCCCCTCATCGGCCTCACCCCCATGAGCTGGTGGGAAAAGACTGCCGGGATGGCTTCTATGAGGCTGAGCTCTGCCCAGACCGCTGCATCCACAG CTTCCAGAACCTGGGGATCCAGTGTGTAAAGAAGCGGGACCTGGAGCAGGCCATCAGTCAACGTATCCAGACCAACAACAATCCCTTCCAAG TTCCCATAGAAGAACAGCGTGGGGACTACGACCTGAATGCGGTGCGGCTCTGCTTCCAGGTGACAGTGCGGGACCCGGCAGGCAGGCCCCTCCGCTTGCCACCTGTCCTCTCGCATCCCATCTTTGACAACC GTGCCCCCAACACCGCCGAGCTCAAGATCTGCCGAGTGAACCGAAACTCTGGGAGCTGCCTCGGGGGGGATGAGATCTTCCTGCTGTGTGACAAGGTGCAGAAAG AGGACATTGAAGTGTATTTCACGGGACCAGGCTGGGAGGCCCGAGGCTCCTTTTCTCAAGCTGACGTACACCGACAAGTGGCCATTGTGTTCCGGACGCCTCCCTATGCCGACCCCAGCCTGCAGGCCCCCGTGCGTGTCTCCATGCAGCTGCGGCGGCCTTCAGATCGGGAGCTCAGCGAGCCCATGGAATTTCAGTACTTGCCAGACACAG ATGATCGTCACCGGATTGAGGAGAAACGCAAAAGGACATATGAGACCTTCAAGAGCATCATGAAAAAGAGTCCTTTCAATG GACCCACCGACCCCCGGCCTCCACCCCGGCGCATCGCTGTGCCTTCCCGAAGCTCAGCTGCCGTCCCCAAGCCAG ctcCCCAGCCCTATCCCTTTACGCCATCCCTCAGCACCATCAACTTCGAGGAgttctcccccatggtcttctcttcCGGGCAGATCCCAAGCCAGACCCCTGCCTTGGCACCAGCCCCTGCCCCAATCCTGGCCCCGGCCCCTGCCTCTGTCCCGGCCCCTGCCCcggtccccgcccccgccccggccccagccccggcccctgccccaATCTTAGCCCCAGGCCTTGCTCAGGCTGTGGTCCCGCCTGCTCCCAAGACCACCCAGGCTGGGGAAGGGACGCTGACGGAGGCCCTGCTGCAGCTGCAGTTTGACGCTGATGAAGACCTGGGGGCCCTGCTTGGCAACAGCGCCGACCCAGCAGTGTTCACAGACCTGGCATCCGTCGACAACTCTGAGTTTCAGCAGCTGCTGAACCAGGGTGTATCTGTGGCCccccacccagctgagcccatgCTGATGGAATACCCTGAGGCAATAACTCGCCTGGTGACGGGATCCCAGAGGCCCCCTGACCCAGCTCCCGCTCCCCTGGGGGCCTCTGGGCTTCCCAACGGCCTCCTCTCAGGGGATGAAGACTTCTCTTCCATTGCCGACATGGACTTCTCAGCCCTTCTGAGTCAGATCAGCTCCTAA